A stretch of the Negativicoccus succinicivorans genome encodes the following:
- a CDS encoding amino acid ABC transporter substrate-binding protein — protein sequence MNWKKMTVTALIGLGVVGVLAGCGNDAKPAAADTKLPTKVVVGLDDNFPPMGFRNEKGELTGFDIELAKEVGKRTGIQMEFKPIDWASKEAELTAKRVDLLWNGLTITDQRKEKIDFSEPYMHNDQIIVTLKSRADLKDMDSLAGKIVGTQEGGTGIDALAKLPDLKNSFKELRLYAVYTDALLDLEIGRIDAVLVDGVVGRYYMTKKPDTFYELPKVLATEIYGVGMRKDSAELKKAIDRAIGEIKADGTGAKISEKWFGKDVMN from the coding sequence ATGAACTGGAAAAAAATGACGGTCACAGCATTAATCGGTCTCGGTGTAGTCGGCGTGCTGGCGGGTTGCGGTAATGACGCGAAACCGGCCGCAGCGGACACAAAATTACCGACGAAAGTTGTTGTCGGCTTGGATGACAATTTCCCGCCGATGGGATTCCGCAATGAAAAAGGTGAATTGACCGGCTTTGATATCGAACTGGCGAAAGAAGTCGGTAAACGGACCGGCATACAAATGGAATTCAAGCCGATTGATTGGGCGAGCAAGGAAGCGGAACTTACTGCCAAACGCGTTGACCTTCTTTGGAACGGGCTGACGATTACGGATCAACGTAAAGAAAAAATCGATTTCTCCGAACCTTACATGCACAATGATCAGATTATCGTTACATTGAAATCCCGCGCGGATTTGAAGGATATGGATTCGTTGGCGGGTAAAATTGTCGGCACGCAGGAAGGCGGCACGGGAATCGACGCGCTGGCGAAATTGCCGGATTTGAAAAATTCCTTCAAAGAATTACGTCTGTATGCGGTTTATACGGACGCGTTGCTGGATTTGGAAATCGGCCGTATTGATGCGGTGTTGGTGGACGGCGTTGTCGGACGTTACTACATGACGAAGAAACCGGATACTTTCTATGAATTGCCGAAGGTCTTGGCGACCGAAATATACGGCGTGGGCATGCGTAAAGATTCCGCCGAACTCAAAAAGGCGATTGATCGGGCGATCGGTGAAATCAAAGCCGACGGCACGGGCGCGAAGATCTCCGAAAAATGGTTCGGTAAAGATGTCATGAACTGA
- a CDS encoding ArsR/SmtB family transcription factor, translating into MKVNTSTDALSHEAAAWLAGTLDTEEKRRLLLRLADIFKVLGEPTRLKILRVLWQGECCVNELAEAIDMEASAVSHQLRILRQAHLVDFRKIGKNACYFLDDAHVVHLLEQGLNHAAHRGEE; encoded by the coding sequence GTGAAAGTGAATACAAGTACGGACGCATTGTCGCATGAAGCCGCGGCTTGGTTGGCGGGCACGTTGGATACGGAAGAAAAACGCCGGCTGTTACTACGGTTGGCGGATATTTTTAAAGTGCTCGGCGAGCCGACACGGCTGAAAATTTTGCGTGTGCTTTGGCAAGGCGAATGTTGCGTGAACGAGCTGGCGGAAGCAATTGATATGGAAGCGTCCGCGGTCAGTCACCAGCTGCGCATTCTTCGCCAGGCGCACTTGGTGGATTTCCGTAAAATCGGTAAAAATGCCTGCTATTTTTTGGATGACGCGCACGTGGTGCACTTGCTTGAGCAGGGCCTCAACCATGCCGCGCATCGGGGAGAGGAGTAG
- a CDS encoding esterase-like activity of phytase family protein, translating to MMKRTFLWSAVALSLLAGSVAFAAPTPAIDRYTVELPAHEYLTVPGQTKHAIPLGYGSALTYKETTRDGAIEFYGVTDRGPNLDSVQYRDGDQKRSSKIFPVPDYAPRIGIIRVKDGKATVVSSFSLKNKLGQDISGRPIPQGALGNTGEIGLDLQFRPLAYDKNGLDPEGLAVDAQGHFWLTDEYGPFLVEYDRQGRELRRLAPGQGLPKILQERQPNRGAEGLAITPAGKLMVMMQSTLNVGGKTKNIANFTRLVLVDPKSGDVKTYAYPITPGSYKKNSAMKLGDIAAINDHQFLVIEQGKDAQGTMQNRIYKIDIAKATDITDMTSGQEALEADKDALGKLFQPAQKELFLDLRQHGWTVEKAEGIVLLPDKKTLAIANDNDFGIALKIEGATAGQDDITEYTYDAEQRILRGADGTPTRIRATMTEGPDPSVLWLIHLPQPL from the coding sequence ATGATGAAACGCACTTTTTTATGGAGCGCGGTTGCGCTTAGTCTGCTCGCCGGCAGCGTTGCATTCGCCGCGCCGACACCCGCCATTGATCGTTATACCGTAGAACTGCCCGCTCACGAATATCTCACCGTGCCGGGTCAAACGAAACATGCCATCCCCCTCGGCTATGGTTCGGCATTGACCTACAAAGAAACGACTCGTGACGGCGCCATTGAATTCTACGGTGTCACGGATCGCGGCCCGAACTTGGACAGCGTCCAATATCGTGACGGCGATCAAAAGCGCAGCAGTAAAATTTTCCCCGTCCCCGATTACGCGCCGCGTATCGGTATCATTCGTGTCAAAGACGGGAAAGCGACGGTCGTTTCATCGTTTTCTTTGAAGAATAAACTAGGCCAAGATATCAGCGGTCGTCCGATACCGCAAGGCGCTCTTGGTAATACCGGCGAAATCGGCTTGGATCTTCAGTTCCGGCCGCTCGCCTATGACAAAAACGGTTTGGATCCGGAAGGACTTGCCGTCGATGCGCAAGGTCACTTCTGGCTGACCGATGAATACGGCCCGTTCCTCGTCGAATACGACAGACAAGGCCGCGAACTTCGCCGCCTTGCTCCGGGTCAAGGTTTACCGAAAATTTTACAGGAACGTCAACCCAACCGCGGCGCGGAAGGTTTGGCGATCACGCCCGCCGGTAAATTGATGGTGATGATGCAGAGCACGCTCAACGTCGGCGGCAAAACGAAAAACATCGCCAACTTTACCCGTCTCGTTCTTGTCGATCCGAAATCGGGCGACGTCAAAACATACGCTTACCCGATCACGCCCGGCTCTTATAAAAAGAACTCCGCGATGAAACTCGGCGACATCGCCGCCATCAATGATCACCAATTCCTGGTCATCGAGCAGGGCAAAGACGCGCAGGGAACGATGCAAAACCGCATCTACAAAATCGACATCGCGAAAGCGACCGATATTACCGATATGACTTCCGGTCAGGAAGCGTTGGAAGCGGATAAAGACGCGCTCGGCAAACTTTTCCAACCGGCGCAAAAAGAGCTTTTCCTTGACCTCCGTCAGCATGGCTGGACGGTGGAAAAAGCGGAAGGTATCGTGCTTTTACCGGATAAAAAGACGCTCGCGATTGCGAACGACAATGACTTCGGCATCGCCCTCAAAATCGAAGGCGCAACCGCCGGTCAAGATGATATTACGGAATATACTTACGATGCCGAACAACGAATTCTTCGCGGCGCCGACGGCACGCCGACCCGTATTCGGGCGACGATGACCGAAGGCCCTGACCCCTCGGTGTTGTGGCTGATCCACCTGCCGCAACCGCTTTGA
- a CDS encoding universal stress protein translates to MRCQTILVALDGSEHARFALEAAVALAEKFGSRLILTHIMDIQHFTTAWFEPPRNRKEADERVDYKPDTEVKLKETTDYQREFGRRILAAAKDHVPAGIDYEIAYTVGSPREDLLKMADTYKADLIVMGRRGMGTLASMLVGSVSSYVVKHAEVPVLVIKQ, encoded by the coding sequence ATGAGATGTCAGACGATTCTGGTGGCACTGGACGGTTCGGAGCACGCCCGGTTTGCATTGGAGGCCGCAGTGGCCTTGGCGGAAAAATTCGGTAGCCGGTTGATTCTTACTCATATTATGGATATCCAGCACTTCACAACGGCTTGGTTTGAACCGCCGCGCAATCGCAAGGAAGCGGATGAGCGTGTCGACTACAAGCCGGATACGGAAGTCAAATTGAAAGAAACAACGGATTATCAGCGGGAATTCGGACGTCGGATTTTGGCGGCGGCGAAAGATCATGTACCGGCGGGAATCGATTATGAAATCGCGTATACGGTCGGTTCACCGCGGGAAGATCTTCTCAAAATGGCGGACACATATAAGGCGGATCTGATCGTTATGGGCCGTCGCGGCATGGGAACACTGGCGAGCATGTTGGTCGGTTCGGTCTCTTCCTACGTGGTGAAACACGCGGAAGTGCCGGTATTAGTTATCAAACAGTGA
- a CDS encoding DUF2157 domain-containing protein: MEQRIRWLYEELPKWVSEGILTPEAADRLRARYGEVAAPGLRWGRIIWLVLAAVLVAFGALLILSDQWYALAHSVRFNWVVALAVAAQLAVAVVLALEPKAIAWREAAGAFLGIAIPGALQLAGDIYQLSEWNQIAWAIWSLALLLPAVYIVRSTALASIYLILTGVFVSSFGVTNAWLGAQQVWIWLALAAPYFYILYRDGFRELSLLIFSWIYALAIFFAALVALADVAVVSLALATIIAAFTFLVGAMVGKQTGWGMPFRVLGGGALAVCVLLATQRSLWVYISRATPQVLPIVVLVLLLFATGVLCWRLMLRREYTLVTVAAVPLCVTLATFIAALGYGYTFLAIVFMIYYLGGVAALLINGLRRSSLWRTDGALFLLALFIVVRIGDESFTLLQRGTAFVVMGVLILAGHLAMATWQRKQREHTNQRVRRARRQEAARRSAPAQDHSAASARPPRMRGSMTPPAADEQTATKERTSRAELPPRRPPQMPSLPPRPTWHSDKQEEDK; encoded by the coding sequence ATGGAGCAACGTATTCGCTGGCTATATGAAGAGCTTCCCAAATGGGTAAGCGAAGGGATTTTGACACCAGAGGCGGCCGATCGTTTGCGCGCCCGCTACGGTGAAGTAGCGGCGCCGGGTCTGCGCTGGGGCCGGATTATTTGGCTGGTGCTCGCGGCGGTCTTGGTCGCGTTCGGCGCGCTGTTGATTTTATCGGATCAATGGTACGCGCTGGCGCACAGCGTGCGCTTCAACTGGGTAGTCGCGCTGGCGGTGGCGGCGCAGTTGGCGGTGGCGGTCGTGTTGGCACTCGAGCCGAAAGCGATCGCTTGGCGCGAGGCGGCCGGAGCGTTTTTAGGGATTGCGATTCCCGGAGCGCTGCAGCTTGCGGGAGATATTTACCAATTATCGGAGTGGAATCAGATCGCGTGGGCGATTTGGTCGCTTGCGCTGCTCTTGCCCGCGGTGTACATTGTGCGATCGACGGCATTGGCGTCGATCTATCTGATTTTGACGGGCGTGTTTGTGAGCTCTTTCGGCGTCACGAACGCGTGGCTCGGCGCGCAGCAGGTATGGATTTGGCTGGCGCTCGCCGCACCGTATTTTTACATTTTGTATCGCGACGGTTTCCGGGAACTTTCGTTGCTGATTTTCAGCTGGATTTATGCGCTGGCGATTTTCTTCGCCGCGTTGGTGGCGTTGGCGGATGTCGCGGTTGTCAGCTTGGCGCTAGCCACGATCATTGCCGCGTTTACGTTTCTCGTCGGGGCGATGGTCGGCAAACAAACCGGCTGGGGCATGCCGTTTCGCGTATTGGGTGGCGGCGCGCTGGCGGTATGCGTGCTGCTGGCCACGCAACGCTCGCTGTGGGTGTACATATCCCGCGCGACACCGCAGGTGTTGCCCATCGTTGTGTTGGTATTGCTGTTGTTTGCCACCGGCGTGCTTTGCTGGCGCCTGATGTTGCGTCGTGAGTATACGCTGGTCACGGTTGCGGCCGTGCCGTTGTGCGTGACGCTGGCGACTTTTATTGCGGCACTCGGTTACGGCTACACGTTTTTGGCCATTGTCTTTATGATTTACTATTTGGGTGGCGTTGCCGCGTTACTGATCAACGGCTTGCGTCGCAGTTCTCTTTGGCGTACGGACGGCGCGCTGTTTTTACTCGCGCTCTTTATTGTGGTGCGGATCGGCGATGAGTCGTTCACCTTGCTGCAGCGGGGTACGGCATTCGTCGTGATGGGCGTGTTAATTTTGGCGGGGCATTTGGCGATGGCCACATGGCAACGCAAGCAGCGGGAACATACGAACCAACGCGTGCGGCGCGCTCGTCGGCAGGAAGCGGCTCGACGCAGCGCGCCCGCGCAGGACCATTCGGCAGCATCGGCACGGCCGCCACGCATGCGCGGCTCGATGACGCCGCCGGCAGCTGACGAGCAGACGGCAACGAAAGAGCGGACTTCGCGCGCGGAGTTACCGCCGCGTCGCCCGCCTCAAATGCCGTCATTACCGCCGCGACCGACCTGGCACAGCGACAAGCAAGAGGAGGATAAATAA
- a CDS encoding amino acid ABC transporter permease: protein MDYIVSILPTLLSGLKVTAEIFFLTIILSLPLGVLLAIFRVCSWKPVRELVAAYIYVMRGTPLMLQILFIYYGLPLIPGVSIQFGDFTAALIAFVANYAAYFAEIFRGGIQNISRGQYEGAKVLGFTYPQTMRYIILPQVVKRVLAPVGNETITLLKDTSLVYVLAMDDLMRLTRSVVQRDFDTTAFFVAGVIYLICTFFLTKILTRLEKHFAVYDE, encoded by the coding sequence ATGGATTACATTGTTTCAATTTTACCGACGTTGTTGTCGGGCTTAAAGGTGACGGCGGAAATTTTTTTCCTGACGATCATCTTATCGTTACCGCTCGGCGTTTTGCTGGCGATTTTCCGCGTGTGCAGCTGGAAACCGGTCCGCGAACTCGTAGCGGCCTATATTTACGTCATGCGCGGCACGCCGCTGATGCTGCAGATCCTGTTCATCTATTACGGACTGCCGCTCATTCCCGGCGTTTCCATTCAGTTCGGTGACTTTACGGCGGCATTGATCGCGTTCGTCGCTAACTATGCGGCGTACTTTGCGGAAATTTTTCGAGGCGGCATCCAAAACATCAGCCGCGGCCAGTACGAAGGAGCCAAGGTGCTCGGTTTCACATACCCGCAAACGATGCGTTACATCATTTTGCCGCAGGTCGTCAAACGGGTTCTCGCTCCGGTCGGTAACGAAACCATTACTCTCTTGAAAGATACGTCCTTGGTCTATGTACTCGCGATGGACGATTTGATGCGGCTGACGCGCAGCGTCGTGCAGCGCGATTTCGATACGACCGCGTTTTTCGTGGCGGGCGTGATTTACCTTATCTGTACGTTCTTCCTGACGAAAATTCTAACGCGACTGGAAAAACATTTCGCTGTGTACGACGAATAG
- a CDS encoding SixA phosphatase family protein produces MRLYLMRHGHAVKERATLDNFHRPLTDTGIAETEKMGRHLKEMLPDQAVGIYLSPLVRTQQTGEILARTLRDGRAAADVTSGTLYALARDNWESLDNHLINLTASGGPEHVFFVSHQPFLEAWLYGLTGVSLSFKQSSVAVIDLRRGKKSKLVAYLTPSLWEK; encoded by the coding sequence ATGCGGCTGTATTTGATGCGCCATGGTCATGCCGTCAAAGAACGGGCGACGTTGGACAATTTTCATCGTCCGCTGACGGATACCGGCATCGCGGAAACGGAAAAGATGGGACGCCACCTGAAGGAAATGCTGCCGGATCAGGCGGTCGGAATTTATTTGAGTCCGCTGGTGCGCACGCAACAGACCGGCGAGATTTTGGCGCGGACTTTGCGCGACGGTCGCGCGGCTGCCGATGTGACGAGCGGGACGTTGTATGCGTTGGCGCGTGACAATTGGGAGTCGCTTGATAATCATCTGATCAATCTGACGGCCTCCGGCGGTCCCGAGCATGTCTTCTTCGTCAGTCACCAACCGTTTTTGGAAGCGTGGTTGTACGGACTGACCGGGGTCAGCCTTTCCTTCAAACAAAGCAGCGTCGCGGTCATCGATTTGCGCCGCGGCAAAAAATCAAAGTTGGTGGCGTATTTGACGCCGTCATTGTGGGAGAAATAA
- a CDS encoding universal stress protein yields MTIKSSWQRILVPTDGSENARRALHEAALLAEKFGAELQLLTVLEDRLYAGNLIGRDAGERLYSGVVEVGRTPDAEEHAAPGLPEHQMEQVREGLRREAATLPEDIPLRMFFAVGDVRETILTVAEELNADLIVIGSRGLGSVKGLVLGSASQYVLQHATRPVLVVK; encoded by the coding sequence CTGACAATAAAAAGTTCTTGGCAACGTATTCTTGTGCCAACGGACGGTTCTGAGAACGCCCGTCGGGCACTCCATGAAGCCGCGTTGCTGGCGGAGAAATTCGGCGCGGAGTTACAGTTGTTGACCGTGCTGGAAGACCGGTTGTACGCGGGTAATCTGATCGGACGGGACGCCGGAGAGCGGTTGTATTCCGGCGTGGTGGAAGTAGGCCGCACGCCGGATGCGGAAGAACACGCCGCACCGGGTTTGCCGGAGCATCAAATGGAGCAGGTTCGTGAAGGTTTGCGTCGCGAAGCGGCAACGCTCCCAGAAGATATTCCGCTGCGAATGTTTTTCGCCGTCGGCGATGTACGGGAAACGATTCTAACGGTGGCCGAGGAATTGAATGCGGATTTGATCGTGATCGGCAGTCGCGGTTTGGGATCCGTCAAAGGTTTGGTTTTGGGGTCGGCATCGCAATATGTATTGCAGCATGCCACGCGTCCTGTTTTAGTAGTAAAATAA
- the purD gene encoding phosphoribosylamine--glycine ligase codes for MKIVLVGNGGREHALAWKLAQSERVSEIVAVPGRYGMHEVAEYLPLDWNSTAELADIITMQAPDLVVVGSEGPLADGIVDVLTKREILVFGPTQAAARIESSKVFAKDLFARYHIPTAAYGSFTDADKAIAFLDEMQAPYVIKADGLAAGKGVVIAETHEDAVEAIRSMLTGDAFGSAGEKIIIEEFMVGEEASLLAFVDGETVIPMIPAQDHKRLLTDDRGPNTGGMGAFAPAAVVTDAVYEAAVEQILKPTAAALVAEGSPFRGVLYAGLMITADGPKVVEFNCRFGDPETQVLLPLLDSDLADIMEKICTGHIDQVRLRWLDAHAVCVVAASFGYPRKTYRGDRITGLAEAVARDALVFHAGTRHIDDAYFTDGGRVLNVVAVRPSLAEAKEAAYQALSEIEFDGMQFRTDIADKELLRATK; via the coding sequence ATGAAAATCGTTTTGGTAGGTAACGGCGGCCGCGAGCACGCACTCGCCTGGAAGCTTGCGCAAAGTGAACGCGTCAGCGAAATCGTGGCGGTTCCCGGTCGTTACGGCATGCATGAAGTGGCGGAATATTTGCCGTTGGATTGGAACAGTACGGCGGAACTGGCGGATATTATTACGATGCAGGCGCCGGATCTCGTCGTGGTCGGCAGTGAAGGGCCGTTGGCTGACGGTATCGTCGATGTGCTCACAAAACGGGAAATTCTCGTTTTCGGCCCGACGCAGGCGGCGGCGCGCATTGAAAGTTCCAAGGTGTTCGCCAAAGATCTTTTTGCCCGTTACCACATTCCGACGGCGGCGTACGGCAGTTTTACCGATGCCGATAAAGCCATTGCCTTTTTGGATGAAATGCAGGCGCCGTATGTAATAAAAGCGGACGGTCTGGCGGCCGGTAAAGGCGTCGTCATTGCGGAAACGCATGAAGACGCGGTGGAGGCGATTCGCTCCATGCTGACCGGCGACGCGTTCGGCAGCGCCGGTGAAAAAATTATTATTGAAGAATTTATGGTCGGCGAAGAAGCGAGCCTTTTGGCATTCGTCGACGGGGAAACGGTCATCCCCATGATTCCCGCGCAGGATCATAAACGTTTGTTGACCGATGATCGCGGTCCGAATACCGGCGGCATGGGCGCGTTCGCGCCGGCCGCGGTGGTGACGGACGCGGTGTACGAAGCCGCGGTGGAACAAATTTTGAAACCGACGGCGGCCGCTCTCGTGGCGGAAGGATCACCGTTCCGCGGCGTATTATACGCGGGGTTGATGATCACGGCGGACGGACCGAAAGTGGTGGAATTTAACTGCCGTTTCGGCGATCCGGAAACGCAGGTATTGTTGCCGCTTTTGGACAGTGATCTTGCGGATATCATGGAAAAAATTTGCACGGGACATATTGATCAGGTGCGTTTGCGTTGGTTGGACGCGCACGCGGTTTGCGTAGTGGCGGCGTCGTTCGGGTATCCGCGCAAAACGTACCGCGGTGATCGCATCACGGGGCTTGCCGAGGCGGTCGCTCGGGATGCGCTCGTCTTTCACGCGGGAACGCGTCATATCGATGACGCGTATTTTACCGACGGCGGTCGAGTCTTGAACGTCGTCGCCGTACGCCCCTCGTTGGCGGAAGCGAAAGAGGCGGCGTATCAGGCGCTTTCGGAAATTGAATTTGACGGCATGCAATTTCGTACGGACATTGCCGATAAAGAATTGTTGCGCGCGACTAAATAA
- a CDS encoding DUF456 family protein, producing MLVFILVFLLICCIAATAAGLPGNYAMMLVLVGFGLLDGFRLFSVTAVALLVGALVLGEVIEFLAGMIGVRRKRRGWKTQMIAVGGGILGGIIGSGILPIVGSLIGVVIGVFLATYAAVYYEHQDQQAAKSVAISAAIAQLIGTGLKVVISLFVLTTVVFLAIVAQTGATIH from the coding sequence ATGCTGGTATTTATCCTCGTCTTTCTCCTGATTTGCTGCATCGCGGCGACGGCGGCGGGGTTGCCGGGCAATTACGCCATGATGCTGGTGCTGGTGGGCTTCGGTCTGCTGGACGGTTTTCGTTTGTTTTCCGTGACGGCGGTCGCCTTGCTGGTCGGCGCGCTCGTCTTGGGGGAAGTCATCGAATTTCTCGCGGGCATGATCGGCGTGCGTCGCAAGCGGCGCGGCTGGAAAACGCAAATGATCGCCGTGGGCGGCGGTATTTTGGGCGGCATCATCGGCAGCGGCATTTTGCCGATTGTCGGTTCGCTGATCGGTGTCGTCATCGGCGTGTTCCTCGCGACCTACGCGGCCGTCTACTATGAGCATCAAGATCAGCAGGCGGCGAAATCGGTAGCGATCAGCGCCGCGATAGCGCAACTGATCGGGACGGGACTCAAAGTGGTGATCTCACTTTTTGTTTTAACAACAGTAGTTTTTCTCGCCATTGTTGCGCAGACAGGCGCGACGATCCATTAA
- a CDS encoding universal stress protein, giving the protein MIHFNEVLLPADGSENGVRALQHAIELVKLSGGTLLICHVANVVSVISGFDQIPSGSGYVSEQMAEDLEEKGKEILEKLVRMVPADIPVKTIFEVGSPGPTLSAIAEKYNVDLIVMGSRGLGPLKGIFMGSVSSYIVSHAKCPVLIVK; this is encoded by the coding sequence ATGATCCATTTTAATGAAGTGTTGTTGCCGGCCGACGGCTCGGAAAACGGCGTGCGCGCGTTACAGCATGCCATCGAGCTAGTAAAATTGTCCGGCGGCACACTCTTGATTTGCCATGTGGCGAATGTGGTATCGGTGATTTCAGGATTTGATCAAATTCCCAGCGGCTCCGGGTATGTCAGTGAACAGATGGCTGAGGATCTGGAAGAAAAAGGGAAAGAGATTCTGGAAAAATTGGTTCGTATGGTGCCGGCGGATATTCCGGTCAAGACCATTTTTGAAGTAGGTTCTCCCGGACCGACTTTGTCCGCGATCGCCGAAAAATACAACGTGGACTTGATCGTCATGGGGAGCCGCGGCTTAGGGCCGCTGAAAGGCATTTTCATGGGCTCGGTTTCGAGTTACATCGTCAGCCACGCGAAATGCCCGGTTTTGATTGTAAAATAA
- a CDS encoding amino acid ABC transporter ATP-binding protein encodes MAFIEMKNIHKKFGTTEVLRGCTLLRERGGVTSVIGPSGSGKSTFLRCLCHLETIDRGTILVDGKALATDSEAGSAYAKPEEIQKICGKMGMVFQQFNLFPHMTVLDNIMIAPQIVKGMKKQDILPMAEAQLERVGLYTKKDVYPSQLSGGQKQRVAIARALAMEPQIMLFDEPTSALDPELTGEVLKTIQRLAEEKLTMILVTHEMAFARSVADHVLFMVDGVVEEEGAPEQVFTAPRSERTQAFLASMIGNR; translated from the coding sequence ATGGCTTTTATTGAAATGAAAAATATCCATAAAAAATTCGGCACGACGGAAGTCTTGCGCGGTTGCACGTTGCTGCGCGAACGCGGCGGCGTGACCTCGGTCATCGGCCCGTCAGGCAGCGGTAAAAGCACGTTTTTGCGTTGCCTGTGCCACTTGGAAACCATTGACCGTGGCACGATCCTGGTCGACGGTAAAGCACTCGCGACCGACAGTGAAGCCGGCAGCGCGTATGCCAAACCGGAAGAAATTCAAAAAATCTGCGGCAAAATGGGCATGGTCTTTCAGCAGTTTAATCTTTTTCCGCATATGACGGTATTGGATAACATTATGATCGCGCCGCAAATTGTCAAGGGCATGAAAAAGCAGGACATTTTGCCGATGGCGGAGGCGCAACTCGAACGCGTCGGCCTTTACACGAAAAAAGACGTGTATCCGAGTCAACTCTCCGGCGGGCAAAAGCAGCGTGTCGCCATCGCCCGCGCCTTAGCGATGGAGCCGCAAATCATGCTCTTTGATGAACCGACGTCCGCGCTGGATCCGGAACTTACCGGCGAAGTCTTAAAAACCATTCAGCGGCTCGCGGAAGAAAAACTCACGATGATCCTCGTGACGCACGAGATGGCCTTTGCCCGTTCGGTCGCCGACCATGTTTTATTTATGGTTGACGGCGTAGTGGAAGAAGAAGGAGCGCCCGAGCAAGTTTTCACCGCGCCGCGGAGTGAACGCACGCAGGCGTTTCTCGCGTCCATGATCGGCAACCGATAA